Genomic DNA from Shouchella patagoniensis:
CATCTGTTTCTCCACAGCACATAATAGGAACAAGGCCGTGTGAAAATGCTGAATGAACTTTTTTATTTACTGATTCGTCCGTTTCAGCAAACAGTTCACGACGCTCTGAATGTCCAATAATGACATAAGAAACACCCAAATCTTGTAGAGCAACTGGACTAATTTCACCAGTAAACGCGCCACTTTCCTCAAAATGCATGTTTTGAGCACCAACTTCTAAATCTGTATCCTTTGTAGCAGTTACTAGGCGCTCTAAAAACAAGGCCGGTGCACATACAACTGTTTCAACAGCTGAACTTGTTGGAATATCTGCCTTAACAGACTCAACAAATGAAGTCGCTTCACCCATTGTTTTGTTCATTTTCCAGTTACCTGCAATAATCGGTTTACGCATTTTTCTTCACCCCAACTTTATTTTATCTTAAAACGTATCGAAGCGCTTATTTTTCTGATAGCGCTACAACACCAGGAAGTTCTTTACCTTCCATGAACTCAAGGCTCGCTCCGCCCCCAGTAGAAATATGACTCATTTTATCTGCCATTCCAAACTTCTCAACCGCTGCAGCAGAATCACCGCCACCAATGACAGAATACGTGTCACTAGAGTCTGCAAGGGCTTCACCAACTGCTTTTGTACCTTTTGCAAACGTATCTAATTCAAATACGCCCATTGGTCCGTTCCATATAACAAGCTTGGATTCCTTTAAGACCTTTGCATATGTTTCACGTGTTTTAGGTCCAATATCAAGAGCTTCCCAGTCAGAAGGAATATCTGTAATTGCTACCTCTTTTGTATTAGCATCGTCAGAGAAATCGTCTGCTACAACAACATCTTCAGGCATATAGAAATTAACACCTTTATCTTTTGCTTTCTGCATAAACGTCTTTGCTAAGTCAATTTTATCTTCTTCTAAAAGAGATTTTCCAACCTCATAGCCTTGTGCCTTTACAAATGTATAAGCAAGTCCACCACCAATAATGAGGTTATCAACCTTTTCTAACAGGTTATCAATTACACCAATTTTGTCTTTTACTTTTGCTCCACCAATTACTGCTGTGAAAGGGCGTTCTGGATTTTCAAGTGCTTTCCCAAGAACATCTAACTCTTTTTCCATTAAGAAACCAGCAGCTGAAGGAAGATGATGTGCAATTCCTTCTGTTGATGCGTGAGCTCGGTGAGCTGCACCGAATGCATCATTCACATAAATATCAGCAAGACTAGCAAAAGCTTTTGCTAACTCACCATCATTTTTTTCTTCGCCTGCATAAAAACGCACGTTTTCGAGTAAAGCCACTTCACCATCTTGAAGTGCTGCAGCAGCTTCTTTAGCAATAGTTCCGTGTGCTTCTTTAATCGCGTGCACTTCTTTTCCTAAAAGTTCTCCAAGACGTGTAGCAACCGGTGCTAAACGAAGCTCTTCAACTACTTCGCCTTTTGGACGACCAAGATGACTTGCAAGCAATACGCGTGCACCTTGTTCGCTTAAGTATTTGATTGTTGGAATTGCCGCTTTTATACGAGTAACATCCGTAATGACGCCATCTTTCATTGGAACATTAAAATCAACCCGACAAAATACCGTCTTCCCTTTAAATTCATAATCATGAAGTGTTTTCTTGTTCATCACTTAAAACCTCCTAACGGTCATAAAGACAGCGCAAAGGAGGGAGGCGAATGGCCTTCCTCCTCTTGAGCGTCTATTTAAACTTAAAGTCCTTTACTAGCGATGTAGTCAACAAGATCTACAACACGGTTCGAGTAACCAGACTCATTGTCGTACCAAGAGATAACTTTAACCATATTGCCTTCCATTACCATTGTAGAAAGAGCATCGATGGTAGAAGAATGCGGGTTACCATTATAATCTTGAGATACAAGCGGGTCTTCAGAGTAAGCAAGGATTCCTTTAAGGTCACCTTCAGCCGCTTCTTTAAGTGCCGCATTTACTTCTTCAGCAGTTACGTCTTTATCAAGCTCCGCTACTAAATCAACAAGAGATACGTTTGGAGTAGGCACACGCATTGCTGCACCGTTCAACTTACCTTTAAGCTCTGGAAGAACAAGCGCTACTGCTTTTGCCGCTCCAGTAGAAGTTGGGATAATGTTCTCGGCAGCTGCACGGGCACGACGGTAGTCTTTGTGTGGAAGATCAAGGATTTGTTGGTCATTCGTGTAAGAGTGAACAGTGTTCATCAAACCGCGACGGATACCAAACTTGTCGTTAAGTACTTTCGCAAATGGTGACAAGCAGTTAGTTGTACAAGATGCATTTGAGATAACGTGGTGGTTATCTGCATCATATTTATCTTCGTTTACACCCATTACTACTGTAATATCTTCGTCAGAAGCTGGTGCAGAAATAATTACTTTTTTGGCGCCTGCTTCAATATGCTTAGCAGCATCAGCACGCTTTGTAAAGAAACCAGTTGATTCAACAACTACTTCTACTCCACGATCTCCCCAACCAATATCAGCAGGGTTACGCTCTGCAGAAACAAAGATTTCTTTGCCATCTACAACAAGAGAATTATCTTTTGCTTCTACTTTTACATCTAGTACACCATGAACAGTGTCATACTTTAAAAGGTGAGCGAGCATGTTTGCATCTGTAAGATCATTAATTGCCACTACCTCTACATTCGGGTTATTTAGCGCTGCACGAAATACGTTACGTCCAATACGACCAAATCCGTTAATACCAATTTTTGTTGCCATGATTAATTTCCTCCTAGCAAATTCTTTTATGAAAAAGGCGCTAGCCTTTTTATCAATTTTAGTGAAACAACAACTGTTTTGCTGCTGCCTCGTCTGTAACAAGAACATCACTTGGCCGATTCTTCATGTATGCAAGAATGGCGTTCGCTTTTGTGTGACCA
This window encodes:
- the tpiA gene encoding triose-phosphate isomerase codes for the protein MRKPIIAGNWKMNKTMGEATSFVESVKADIPTSSAVETVVCAPALFLERLVTATKDTDLEVGAQNMHFEESGAFTGEISPVALQDLGVSYVIIGHSERRELFAETDESVNKKVHSAFSHGLVPIMCCGETDEERESGKMEAIVEDQVAKGLAGLSEEQVKRTVIAYEPIWAIGTGKSATEKDANEACAHVRRIVAKNFSQDAADAIRIQYGGSVKPANIKEYMAQPDIDGALVGGASLDADSFKELAGAAK
- a CDS encoding phosphoglycerate kinase — its product is MNKKTLHDYEFKGKTVFCRVDFNVPMKDGVITDVTRIKAAIPTIKYLSEQGARVLLASHLGRPKGEVVEELRLAPVATRLGELLGKEVHAIKEAHGTIAKEAAAALQDGEVALLENVRFYAGEEKNDGELAKAFASLADIYVNDAFGAAHRAHASTEGIAHHLPSAAGFLMEKELDVLGKALENPERPFTAVIGGAKVKDKIGVIDNLLEKVDNLIIGGGLAYTFVKAQGYEVGKSLLEEDKIDLAKTFMQKAKDKGVNFYMPEDVVVADDFSDDANTKEVAITDIPSDWEALDIGPKTRETYAKVLKESKLVIWNGPMGVFELDTFAKGTKAVGEALADSSDTYSVIGGGDSAAAVEKFGMADKMSHISTGGGASLEFMEGKELPGVVALSEK
- the gap gene encoding type I glyceraldehyde-3-phosphate dehydrogenase translates to MATKIGINGFGRIGRNVFRAALNNPNVEVVAINDLTDANMLAHLLKYDTVHGVLDVKVEAKDNSLVVDGKEIFVSAERNPADIGWGDRGVEVVVESTGFFTKRADAAKHIEAGAKKVIISAPASDEDITVVMGVNEDKYDADNHHVISNASCTTNCLSPFAKVLNDKFGIRRGLMNTVHSYTNDQQILDLPHKDYRRARAAAENIIPTSTGAAKAVALVLPELKGKLNGAAMRVPTPNVSLVDLVAELDKDVTAEEVNAALKEAAEGDLKGILAYSEDPLVSQDYNGNPHSSTIDALSTMVMEGNMVKVISWYDNESGYSNRVVDLVDYIASKGL